From the genome of Sulfurovum sp. NBC37-1, one region includes:
- a CDS encoding AAA family ATPase encodes MTPFESIQLLQEKMNASIIGQENIVERLIIGLLSNGNLLVEGLPGLAKTRAVRAMADAIESEFSRIQFTPDLLPSDVTGTENMYEENGEYTFKFEPGPIFGNIILADEINRAPAKVQSAMLEAMEERQITVAGTTHKLPKLFIVMATQNPIEQEGTYPLPEAQKDRFLMHVNIEYPDKASEAQVIELVRAEKSAKKPKEKEDLITQETIFAARDEVAKVQTSKSIIDYIVDLVFATRFPEKYDEKLASYIDVGVSPRASLSLDQTSRTYAWMQGRDYVTPEDVRAVVHDVFRHRITPSYEAQSDRVSNDEIIDIILDLVALPA; translated from the coding sequence ATGACCCCTTTCGAATCCATCCAACTACTTCAGGAAAAAATGAATGCCTCTATCATTGGGCAGGAGAACATTGTAGAGAGGCTTATCATCGGGTTGCTCTCCAACGGGAATCTGCTGGTAGAAGGGCTTCCAGGACTGGCCAAGACCAGGGCGGTTCGTGCCATGGCAGATGCCATCGAGTCGGAGTTCTCGCGTATCCAGTTTACCCCGGACCTGCTGCCTTCGGATGTGACGGGTACTGAGAATATGTACGAAGAGAACGGGGAGTACACCTTCAAGTTCGAACCCGGTCCCATCTTCGGAAACATCATTCTTGCCGATGAGATCAACAGGGCTCCCGCCAAAGTGCAGTCGGCCATGCTCGAAGCGATGGAGGAGCGTCAGATCACCGTAGCTGGCACGACACACAAGCTGCCAAAGCTCTTCATCGTCATGGCGACACAGAACCCCATAGAGCAGGAGGGGACCTATCCTCTGCCGGAAGCGCAGAAGGACAGGTTTCTGATGCATGTGAACATTGAGTACCCCGACAAAGCCTCCGAAGCACAGGTCATCGAACTGGTACGGGCTGAAAAAAGCGCCAAAAAGCCCAAAGAAAAAGAGGATCTCATCACACAGGAGACCATCTTTGCAGCAAGAGACGAAGTCGCCAAGGTGCAGACTTCCAAAAGCATCATTGACTACATCGTCGACCTGGTCTTTGCAACGCGTTTCCCTGAGAAATACGACGAGAAGCTTGCCTCATACATTGATGTCGGAGTGAGCCCGAGGGCTTCACTCTCGCTTGACCAGACTTCCCGGACCTACGCATGGATGCAGGGGCGTGACTATGTTACTCCCGAAGATGTCAGGGCTGTTGTGCATGATGTCTTCCGTCACCGCATCACGCCAAGCTATGAGGCACAGTCTGACAGGGTGAGCAACGATGAGATCATCGATATCATTCTGGACCTAGTAGCACTGCCGGCGTAA
- a CDS encoding porin family protein, whose protein sequence is MQKLLKVTMTSLVLLTMTYAEEMNENNMIEVETESESPFYIVTKGMVTPGGDMREEEALLEGDNAYGVGLDIGYMFHEHFGIEFSTVYGKNDITRTEEMHGEIEVDKAKATYVSYAINLIFKHPINEEFGYFIKAGYEKEHETIDDFNIDEKEHGVDAAAGLTYEINEKMAALVEYEYSSIRGLRGDAFFLGIEFEF, encoded by the coding sequence ATGCAAAAACTATTAAAAGTAACTATGACATCATTGGTTCTACTTACTATGACCTATGCTGAAGAGATGAATGAAAATAATATGATAGAAGTAGAGACGGAAAGTGAATCTCCATTCTATATTGTTACCAAAGGGATGGTAACACCGGGCGGAGATATGAGAGAAGAAGAAGCCTTACTGGAGGGGGATAACGCTTATGGCGTGGGTCTTGATATCGGATATATGTTCCATGAACATTTTGGTATAGAGTTTTCAACAGTCTATGGGAAAAACGATATTACCCGTACAGAAGAGATGCACGGAGAGATCGAAGTAGATAAAGCAAAAGCGACTTATGTCTCTTATGCAATAAACCTTATTTTTAAACATCCTATCAATGAAGAGTTTGGGTATTTTATAAAAGCAGGTTATGAAAAAGAGCATGAAACAATTGATGATTTTAATATTGATGAAAAAGAACATGGTGTTGATGCAGCAGCTGGACTTACTTATGAGATCAATGAAAAAATGGCAGCACTTGTAGAGTATGAATACTCGTCTATACGAGGTCTTAGAGGAGATGCATTTTTCTTGGGAATTGAATTTGAATTCTAA
- a CDS encoding autotransporter domain-containing protein, producing MRLGVVSGVLVFILSSYASGQFPLMLDDAKVKERKDGILTLMGFTVLPDVTTSSLSINDAASGNTDFKQTTLGGGFTISQDFPLYLEGTVGYSRYDPKFAASNGDEKISIPVKWNSLSITGGIGWDFPLTENKELKLRPIFNFTFGHVESDISLVGRYLREHFNLDSDSLAFLNNGRMNTYGYGGAIMLDWEHYREDYEVDVELRYTNIQLRSFGSDYGAIEGSSDANIISLWTRWRAPTGLTMLNNPLRYVLEGSNTTFLGAQRDALGFNYLTTVGVGLELDSSDYPVFITRTRVLLRYTFGENVSGYAIGLAMSF from the coding sequence ATGCGTCTTGGTGTAGTATCTGGTGTATTGGTTTTCATCTTGTCATCATATGCCTCAGGTCAATTTCCTCTGATGCTCGATGATGCTAAAGTAAAAGAACGCAAAGACGGCATACTTACCCTCATGGGTTTTACGGTACTCCCTGATGTCACTACCAGTTCACTTTCCATCAATGATGCTGCATCGGGTAATACAGATTTTAAACAAACAACACTGGGTGGCGGATTTACGATCAGTCAGGATTTCCCGCTTTATCTTGAAGGTACTGTCGGCTATTCACGTTATGATCCTAAATTTGCTGCTTCCAACGGTGATGAAAAAATATCTATCCCGGTGAAATGGAACAGCTTGTCCATTACCGGAGGAATCGGATGGGATTTTCCGCTGACCGAGAACAAAGAACTCAAATTGCGGCCTATCTTCAACTTTACCTTTGGGCATGTAGAGAGTGATATCTCTCTTGTCGGACGTTATCTTAGAGAACACTTCAATCTCGACTCTGACAGTCTTGCATTCTTAAATAATGGACGAATGAATACGTATGGGTATGGCGGAGCAATCATGCTCGACTGGGAGCATTACCGTGAAGACTATGAAGTGGATGTGGAATTACGGTATACCAACATACAACTCAGAAGTTTTGGATCTGACTATGGTGCAATTGAAGGATCATCGGACGCAAATATTATAAGCCTTTGGACACGGTGGCGGGCACCTACAGGTTTGACGATGCTCAATAATCCTCTTCGCTATGTCCTGGAAGGAAGTAATACCACTTTTTTGGGAGCACAGCGCGATGCACTGGGATTCAATTATCTTACCACTGTAGGTGTTGGCCTTGAACTGGATTCCAGTGACTACCCGGTTTTCATCACACGTACAAGAGTACTTCTTCGATACACATTCGGTGAAAATGTCTCAGGATATGCTATTGGACTGGCTATGAGTTTTTAA
- a CDS encoding arylsulfatase, whose translation MKKTTSKLLLALSLGVAAVAMPTQVLAKKPNILVMWGDDIGIWNTSAYNRGSMGYKTPNIDSIANDGALFTDMYAQQSCTAGRASFILGEQPFRTGLLTIGMPGSDHGIPDWAPTIADLLKDQGYATGQFGKNHLGDQDKHLPTAHGFDEFFGNLYHLNAEEEPETYYYPKDPEFKKKFGPRGVLHSFADGKIEDTGPLTKKRMETVDGEFGAAAKDFMTRAVKADKPFFVWMNFTRTHVWTHLKSKYQGITGIGLYPDAMAELDDMVGGFLDHIKKLGVEDNTIVIFSTDNGAEKFTWPDGGASPYRGEKGTTWEGGMRIPQMVKWPGTIKPGTIYNDIMSQEDWMPTLLAAAGVPDVKEKLASKEGMKANGKKFRVHLDGYNFLPYFEGKEKKGPRREIYYFAASGMLNAIRIDDFKVAFAIEEGAINEAYRKVPAWPLITNLRADPFEHASDGSGMYLKWYADNMWMMVPAQSFVKKFFDTIPDYPFQSGSSLSAGNIGYGTIEMQKAKGGLKKLMDATTLN comes from the coding sequence ATGAAAAAAACAACTTCAAAGTTACTGCTGGCTTTGAGTTTGGGTGTGGCTGCTGTAGCAATGCCAACTCAAGTTCTGGCTAAAAAACCAAACATTCTAGTCATGTGGGGGGATGATATAGGTATCTGGAATACAAGTGCCTACAACCGCGGAAGTATGGGGTACAAAACACCCAATATTGACTCTATTGCAAACGATGGTGCACTCTTTACAGATATGTATGCACAGCAGTCCTGTACTGCAGGACGTGCATCATTCATTTTGGGTGAACAACCATTTAGAACAGGACTGCTTACTATTGGTATGCCTGGATCTGATCATGGTATTCCTGACTGGGCACCTACCATTGCTGATCTGCTTAAAGATCAGGGATATGCGACAGGTCAGTTTGGTAAAAATCACTTAGGTGACCAGGACAAACACTTGCCAACAGCACACGGTTTTGATGAGTTCTTTGGAAATCTTTACCACCTGAACGCAGAAGAAGAACCGGAAACATACTACTATCCAAAAGATCCAGAGTTTAAAAAGAAGTTTGGACCACGTGGTGTACTGCATTCTTTTGCAGACGGTAAGATAGAAGACACAGGACCATTGACTAAAAAAAGAATGGAAACGGTAGATGGTGAGTTTGGTGCAGCGGCAAAAGACTTCATGACACGTGCAGTTAAAGCTGACAAACCTTTCTTTGTATGGATGAACTTCACACGTACACATGTATGGACTCACTTAAAGAGTAAATACCAAGGTATTACAGGTATTGGTCTTTACCCTGATGCAATGGCAGAGCTTGATGACATGGTGGGTGGGTTCCTTGACCATATCAAAAAACTTGGTGTTGAAGATAACACTATCGTTATCTTCTCTACAGATAACGGTGCAGAGAAATTTACGTGGCCTGATGGTGGTGCTTCACCATATAGAGGAGAAAAAGGTACGACTTGGGAAGGCGGTATGAGAATTCCACAAATGGTTAAATGGCCAGGCACGATCAAACCGGGAACCATCTACAATGACATCATGTCTCAGGAAGACTGGATGCCTACACTTCTTGCAGCTGCAGGTGTACCTGATGTAAAAGAGAAACTTGCTTCTAAAGAGGGTATGAAAGCCAATGGTAAGAAATTTAGAGTTCACCTGGATGGATATAACTTCTTGCCATACTTTGAAGGTAAAGAGAAAAAAGGTCCTCGTAGAGAGATCTACTATTTCGCAGCAAGCGGTATGCTTAATGCTATTCGTATAGATGACTTTAAAGTGGCATTTGCTATTGAAGAGGGTGCTATCAACGAAGCCTATAGAAAAGTTCCGGCTTGGCCTTTGATTACCAACTTAAGAGCTGATCCATTTGAACATGCAAGTGATGGTTCAGGAATGTACCTCAAATGGTATGCAGACAATATGTGGATGATGGTTCCGGCTCAATCATTTGTTAAAAAATTCTTTGACACGATTCCTGATTATCCATTCCAGTCAGGATCTTCACTTTCTGCTGGTAACATCGGATATGGCACGATTGAGATGCAAAAAGCTAAAGGTGGTTTGAAAAAACTAATGGACGCTACTACACTTAACTAA
- a CDS encoding response regulator transcription factor, translating into MSKTKVLNLLYVEDDEALREQFLRVLKPAFNEVYEAADGVEAYEMYQTCKPDLMVVDINIPKMSGLELIEKIRKEDENTPIMILSAYSDREKLLKAVTLGLSQYMIKPVPYKELLTSLEKMAAGYEKKKSAENNLQLQGPYVWRQESQTLFYGNDMITLTKRERQFLTLLTDNLNHIVNKDEIIHSLWDYEVCEDPYNAFGHFLKRLRKKLPEALIENLYGEGYRISSS; encoded by the coding sequence ATGAGTAAAACAAAAGTGTTGAACTTACTGTATGTTGAAGATGACGAAGCGCTCAGAGAGCAGTTTCTTCGTGTGCTCAAACCTGCATTTAATGAAGTCTATGAAGCTGCTGACGGTGTTGAGGCTTACGAGATGTACCAAACCTGTAAACCTGATCTGATGGTGGTCGATATCAATATACCAAAAATGAGTGGGCTTGAGTTGATAGAGAAGATAAGAAAAGAAGATGAAAACACACCGATCATGATCCTGAGTGCCTATTCTGACCGGGAAAAACTACTCAAAGCAGTGACTTTGGGGCTCTCACAGTATATGATCAAACCGGTTCCCTACAAAGAACTTCTTACATCACTTGAAAAAATGGCAGCCGGCTATGAGAAAAAGAAAAGTGCTGAGAATAATCTTCAGCTTCAAGGGCCTTATGTTTGGAGACAAGAGAGTCAAACACTTTTTTATGGAAATGATATGATCACTTTGACCAAACGTGAGCGTCAATTTTTAACACTGCTGACAGATAATCTCAACCATATTGTAAACAAGGATGAGATCATACACTCTTTATGGGATTATGAGGTATGTGAAGATCCTTATAATGCCTTTGGACATTTTCTTAAAAGACTAAGAAAGAAACTCCCTGAAGCACTCATAGAAAATCTTTACGGTGAGGGATACCGCATCTCTTCTTCATAG
- a CDS encoding DUF2092 domain-containing protein produces MKIHKQLLFLAGAGLLLGSTALMGAEKSARSILDNASQYIGGMDRYAFSAVVSDTDPKDGKSYKQNVSVKVDRPDKLRVDTKGDIKDRSVYVNDGIFTLMDHKFNYYGQLKVPKTIDGALDYIFERYGITPPLASLIYSDMHKRAKFSKGKYFGTVDVAGTECDYVAFRNRAGEVHIWIATGDKPLVKAYSIIDTHVEGKPRKNTSIRWTLDPKFPESDFIFSAPKGAFKISIEPAS; encoded by the coding sequence ATGAAGATACATAAACAACTTCTTTTTCTTGCAGGAGCGGGACTTCTGTTAGGAAGTACGGCACTGATGGGTGCGGAAAAGTCAGCCCGGTCGATCTTGGACAATGCCAGCCAATACATCGGTGGGATGGACAGGTATGCTTTCAGTGCTGTCGTATCGGATACGGATCCCAAAGACGGAAAAAGCTATAAGCAAAATGTCTCCGTCAAGGTTGACAGACCTGACAAACTGCGTGTTGATACCAAAGGGGACATCAAGGATAGAAGCGTCTATGTCAATGACGGCATCTTCACCCTGATGGACCACAAGTTCAACTATTACGGACAGCTCAAAGTGCCTAAGACCATAGACGGGGCACTGGATTATATCTTCGAACGCTACGGTATCACGCCGCCGCTGGCATCGCTGATCTACAGCGACATGCACAAACGTGCGAAGTTCAGCAAAGGCAAGTATTTCGGTACGGTCGATGTCGCAGGGACCGAGTGTGACTACGTGGCTTTCCGAAACAGGGCTGGAGAGGTGCATATCTGGATCGCTACCGGCGACAAGCCTCTGGTCAAAGCCTACAGCATCATAGACACCCATGTGGAGGGTAAACCGAGAAAGAACACATCGATAAGATGGACGCTGGATCCGAAGTTCCCGGAAAGCGACTTCATCTTCAGTGCACCAAAAGGTGCTTTCAAAATCTCGATAGAACCGGCAAGTTAA
- a CDS encoding phospholipase D family protein — protein sequence MRLSHVIPITVALFLAGCTPAPELYSRTSSHALKNYRSTDLGKRIEQEVSKHPGRSGFNMIPYGRDAFTARIAMTDLTDKTLDLQYYLWDQDETGRLLALHTLRVADRGVKVRVLLDDIGLQGRDDMIAAMDAHPNIEIRIFNPFSSRGMHLVDFMTDMERVNHRMHNKTVIMDNTFAIVGGRNIGNHYFGVSDDINFRDLDIATVGLVVRDVSKMYDYYWNGKWSVPISALVKKHYTMEDLEKERQRLETQVKKDRYPYPLSEDNKRLKHDMRKILQQAVWAKGKIIWNDPVQMQRDREKQINTMITKLQNRLEHLKKSFLIENPYFVPQENGVKRLAAMRERGVRIRILTNSLRANDVLATYAGYEKYRKELLQQGIEIYELRDDAGSSRIINHHAVKTDVRTGLHSKVMIFDEKDVFVGSFNLDPRSSVINTEGGLYVNSPALTKKIESYMNEGIDLRNAYRLGLDAKGHITWTTIENGRKVIYTSEPDVSAWDKVKVNLLQLLPLEGQL from the coding sequence ATGAGACTGTCCCATGTCATACCTATCACCGTTGCACTCTTTCTTGCAGGATGCACCCCCGCGCCTGAACTCTACTCCCGGACCTCCTCCCATGCCCTGAAAAACTACAGATCTACGGATCTGGGAAAGCGCATTGAGCAGGAAGTATCAAAACACCCAGGAAGATCGGGTTTCAATATGATCCCCTACGGACGCGACGCTTTTACGGCACGTATCGCCATGACCGATTTGACAGATAAAACCCTGGATCTGCAGTACTACCTCTGGGACCAGGATGAAACAGGCCGTCTGCTTGCCCTTCATACACTTCGTGTCGCAGACAGAGGAGTCAAGGTGCGCGTACTTCTTGATGATATCGGCCTGCAGGGTCGTGACGATATGATCGCGGCCATGGATGCCCACCCGAATATAGAGATACGTATCTTCAACCCTTTTTCAAGCCGCGGAATGCATCTGGTTGATTTCATGACCGACATGGAGAGGGTGAACCACCGTATGCACAACAAGACCGTTATCATGGATAATACCTTTGCTATTGTCGGTGGACGGAATATAGGGAACCACTATTTCGGCGTTTCCGACGACATCAACTTCAGGGACCTCGATATCGCTACGGTAGGGCTTGTCGTACGCGACGTCTCAAAGATGTACGACTATTACTGGAACGGGAAATGGTCCGTACCTATTTCTGCTTTGGTGAAAAAACACTATACTATGGAAGACCTCGAAAAAGAGCGGCAAAGACTCGAAACACAGGTAAAGAAAGACCGATATCCGTATCCTCTGTCAGAGGACAATAAGCGTCTGAAACACGACATGAGAAAGATTCTGCAGCAGGCAGTATGGGCCAAAGGGAAAATTATATGGAACGATCCTGTACAGATGCAGCGGGACAGGGAGAAGCAGATCAACACGATGATAACCAAGCTTCAGAACCGTCTCGAACATCTCAAGAAGAGCTTTTTGATAGAGAACCCCTACTTCGTTCCTCAGGAGAACGGAGTAAAACGTTTGGCCGCCATGAGAGAACGCGGTGTACGCATACGCATTTTGACCAATTCACTGAGGGCCAACGATGTACTCGCCACCTATGCTGGGTATGAAAAGTACCGGAAAGAGCTCCTGCAGCAGGGTATAGAGATCTATGAGCTGCGGGACGACGCAGGATCAAGCAGGATCATCAACCATCATGCGGTCAAGACTGATGTCCGTACGGGGCTGCACTCCAAAGTAATGATCTTTGATGAAAAAGATGTTTTTGTAGGCAGTTTCAATCTTGATCCGCGATCATCCGTCATCAACACCGAAGGCGGACTCTATGTCAACAGCCCTGCCCTGACAAAAAAGATAGAGAGCTACATGAATGAAGGGATCGACCTGAGAAATGCATACCGGCTCGGGCTCGATGCGAAGGGACATATTACATGGACCACGATCGAGAACGGCAGGAAGGTGATCTATACCTCTGAACCAGATGTAAGCGCCTGGGACAAAGTGAAAGTGAATCTTTTACAGCTGCTCCCCCTGGAAGGGCAGCTGTAA
- a CDS encoding ATP-binding protein gives MIILKLFLFSAFILFSYAHANLDLSQDEKNYLKEKKEIKVCLSPKGLPLYGSKDHRKIGILPEVMHLIEDKMPVPLRYVPVKDWKECIALSKKGTVDIAALILASPNRHTHLVPSKKVIEASLGLATKITAPLTEDISKLDIKSIASLKGQKSIAAFVKQRFPEVKVITVNSIDEGLDLVAKGKADGYIDETYTLAYHILNLYSNELKIIDRVSEKPMAGALGVRKDEPLLLSVMNKAIDQIDPQKVRDIVHRWISVKVEKGFNYVLLVQVTAVFFLLMLVSIYWIRKLAKEVEKRKFIENELKELNENLEEEISKKVALLHYKDAILMEKTKLAAMGEMMGSIAHQWRKPLSTLHINIEMLEADYRENRVDENFLSTFIEKNSRIIQYMSRTIDDFQHFYRIDKEKKIFDVRKKIDAVLDLKMYQLEENDITVTISGESFSTLGYASEFQQVILNIIGNAKDALVEKGVAHPTIEIKIFYEGNRGIIRISDNAGGIDIDMINKVFEPYVTSKDSSNGTGLGLYMSKMIIEKNMQGKLSIGNVDDGTEVTIELRREKDE, from the coding sequence ATGATAATCCTAAAACTATTTTTATTCTCTGCTTTTATTCTCTTCTCCTATGCACATGCAAATCTCGACCTCAGCCAAGATGAAAAAAACTATCTTAAAGAAAAAAAAGAGATCAAGGTATGTTTGAGCCCAAAGGGGCTGCCGCTTTATGGTTCCAAAGATCACAGGAAGATCGGTATTCTTCCCGAAGTGATGCATCTGATAGAAGACAAAATGCCTGTGCCCCTGCGTTATGTTCCAGTCAAGGACTGGAAAGAGTGTATTGCTTTGAGCAAAAAGGGAACGGTAGACATTGCCGCTTTGATACTTGCTTCTCCCAACAGACATACACACCTTGTTCCCAGCAAAAAAGTCATAGAAGCCTCTCTCGGACTTGCAACAAAGATAACGGCACCGTTGACTGAGGATATATCAAAACTTGACATCAAAAGTATTGCATCCCTGAAAGGGCAGAAGAGTATTGCCGCCTTCGTAAAACAGAGGTTCCCTGAAGTAAAGGTCATCACTGTCAACAGTATCGATGAAGGACTCGACCTTGTCGCAAAAGGGAAAGCGGACGGGTATATAGATGAGACGTATACGCTGGCATACCATATTCTCAATCTGTACAGTAATGAGCTGAAGATCATAGACCGGGTCAGTGAGAAACCTATGGCCGGTGCGTTGGGTGTTCGCAAGGATGAACCCCTTCTTTTGTCTGTCATGAATAAAGCGATCGATCAAATTGACCCGCAGAAAGTACGTGATATCGTCCATCGCTGGATATCGGTAAAGGTGGAAAAAGGGTTTAACTATGTACTTCTTGTACAGGTAACCGCTGTTTTTTTCCTGCTTATGCTGGTAAGTATTTACTGGATCAGAAAACTTGCCAAAGAGGTCGAAAAACGTAAATTTATTGAAAATGAACTCAAAGAGCTGAATGAAAACCTTGAAGAGGAGATCTCTAAAAAAGTGGCGCTCCTGCACTACAAAGATGCCATACTGATGGAAAAAACAAAACTGGCGGCCATGGGTGAGATGATGGGCTCCATTGCCCATCAGTGGAGAAAGCCACTGAGTACGCTGCATATCAATATTGAGATGCTTGAGGCTGATTATAGGGAAAATAGGGTTGATGAAAACTTCTTATCGACTTTTATCGAGAAAAACAGCCGTATCATCCAGTATATGTCTCGAACTATTGATGATTTTCAACATTTTTACAGAATAGATAAAGAGAAAAAAATATTTGATGTAAGAAAAAAGATAGACGCTGTACTTGACCTGAAAATGTATCAGTTAGAGGAAAATGACATTACTGTCACTATCAGTGGAGAGAGTTTTTCTACCTTGGGGTATGCCAGTGAGTTTCAGCAGGTCATACTCAACATCATTGGGAATGCAAAAGATGCACTGGTTGAAAAAGGTGTTGCCCATCCTACTATAGAAATAAAGATCTTTTACGAAGGGAACAGAGGGATCATACGCATTTCCGACAATGCAGGCGGCATAGATATTGATATGATAAATAAGGTATTTGAACCTTATGTTACGAGTAAAGATTCATCCAATGGTACGGGACTCGGACTCTATATGTCTAAAATGATCATTGAAAAAAATATGCAGGGGAAACTGTCAATTGGAAATGTTGATGATGGTACAGAAGTAACAATAGAGCTGAGGAGGGAAAAAGATGAGTAA
- a CDS encoding HAD family hydrolase → MKKVLFTLCVLSVSVFATNVSVLPSWNEGAAKNSIVEYVKSTTDKNSPDFIPKEDRIAVFDNDGTLWSEQPAYFQLFFAMDRVKALASQHPEWKTTQPFQAVLENDMKALMAGGTKGLLELVVATHSGMTDEAFDKEVKEWINSAKHPRFNRLYKDLVFQPMLELLTYLRANGFKTFIVSGGGIDFMRPFASEVYGIPSYQIVGSSMKVTYKDKHIYREAKLGAIDDKEGKPVHIHYHIGQRPVAAFGNSDGDFAMMEYTEANKQYKTFELYVHHTDEKREWAYDRKSHVGKLDKGLDYAKEHNWTIVDMKNDWKVVYPFELKK, encoded by the coding sequence ATGAAAAAAGTATTGTTTACGTTATGTGTGTTAAGTGTGTCTGTGTTCGCTACAAATGTGAGTGTGTTACCGTCATGGAACGAGGGGGCGGCCAAAAATAGTATTGTCGAGTATGTAAAAAGCACTACAGATAAGAACAGCCCTGATTTTATTCCCAAAGAAGATCGTATTGCAGTATTTGACAATGATGGTACATTGTGGTCTGAACAACCTGCCTATTTCCAGCTCTTCTTTGCTATGGATAGAGTCAAAGCTTTAGCCTCCCAACACCCGGAGTGGAAAACAACACAACCTTTCCAAGCTGTGCTTGAAAATGACATGAAAGCATTGATGGCAGGAGGCACAAAAGGTCTTCTTGAATTGGTAGTAGCTACTCACAGCGGCATGACGGATGAAGCATTTGACAAAGAAGTCAAAGAGTGGATAAACAGTGCGAAACACCCACGTTTTAACCGTCTCTATAAAGATTTGGTCTTTCAACCCATGTTAGAACTTTTAACGTATCTGCGTGCCAACGGTTTTAAAACATTCATCGTCTCAGGTGGTGGTATAGACTTTATGCGTCCGTTTGCATCTGAAGTGTATGGCATACCGTCTTATCAGATTGTAGGGTCTTCCATGAAGGTAACATATAAAGATAAACATATTTATAGAGAAGCAAAACTGGGTGCCATTGATGACAAAGAAGGCAAGCCCGTCCATATACATTACCATATAGGTCAACGCCCGGTAGCAGCATTTGGAAACTCTGATGGTGACTTTGCGATGATGGAATATACAGAAGCCAATAAACAGTACAAAACCTTTGAACTGTATGTACATCATACCGATGAAAAAAGAGAGTGGGCGTATGACAGAAAATCACACGTAGGAAAGCTTGACAAAGGCCTGGACTATGCAAAAGAGCATAACTGGACGATTGTCGATATGAAAAATGACTGGAAAGTGGTCTATCCGTTCGAGTTGAAAAAGTAG
- a CDS encoding outer membrane protein, translating into MKKKIVRLLLASLVLGTASMNLAQADESNELQQSLSIYGWLPSLDGNLKYTIPGSGSEPDREGESGIADALDMVLMGNYELRKDKFSFLADMVYLKMSASQETTISTPNFPAIPDVNVRAEQELTAWLLGFYGGYNVLDNGTFKMDAIGGLRYFSLGLDASFSLNGRSIGVSPSIENYDGVVGIRGTYTIDENWYLPYHFDIGAGDSDLTWQASASVGYMFNWGDVLLTYRYMHYSFGEENFVNDFDLYGPKIGLVFHF; encoded by the coding sequence ATGAAAAAAAAGATTGTGAGACTACTACTTGCGTCACTTGTATTGGGTACAGCATCAATGAATTTAGCACAGGCTGATGAAAGTAATGAATTGCAGCAGAGTTTATCAATTTATGGTTGGCTGCCAAGTTTAGATGGGAATTTGAAATATACCATACCTGGAAGTGGCAGTGAACCTGACCGAGAGGGAGAATCCGGCATTGCAGATGCACTTGATATGGTTTTAATGGGAAATTATGAGTTGAGAAAAGATAAATTTTCATTCCTTGCCGACATGGTTTACTTGAAAATGTCTGCCTCACAGGAAACAACGATCAGTACACCGAATTTTCCTGCTATACCTGATGTGAATGTTAGAGCAGAACAGGAATTGACTGCCTGGTTACTTGGATTCTACGGTGGATACAATGTACTGGATAATGGTACATTTAAAATGGACGCTATAGGTGGTCTTCGTTACTTCTCTTTAGGGTTGGATGCTTCATTCTCTTTAAATGGCAGAAGTATTGGTGTATCACCTTCTATAGAAAACTATGACGGTGTTGTGGGTATTCGAGGGACATATACTATCGATGAAAATTGGTATTTACCTTATCATTTTGATATTGGGGCAGGTGATTCCGACTTGACATGGCAGGCAAGTGCCAGTGTCGGATATATGTTCAACTGGGGTGATGTATTGCTGACCTACCGTTATATGCATTATAGCTTTGGTGAAGAGAACTTCGTCAATGACTTTGACCTCTATGGCCCTAAAATCGGTCTTGTATTTCATTTTTAA